The segment AAAATTGAACTTCTCCAAAACATATGGCCTTCCAGAAAAACTAGAACCTCCTAAACATACAATCATATGGACCAGTTAGACCGAAGCACAAGGGCCAGGGTTTGGGTACTTCCACTAACTACATATGCAACTCCTGGTTTCAAGCTAAATCTTTTACTTGGGTTAAATTTTACGTAGGATTCAACCTGAAAGTGGCCCCATTTTCCTGGACCTTCAAGAATTCCACCTAGACTTGTACCCCAACCATACCCATCTTCAGAAGAATCAGAGAAATTAACAGCCCATTCTAAATGTTCTGGATTTGCTTGTTTCATCTCAATCCAACCAGAAAGTCTTTTGTATTCATCAAATTCTGAATCCAGCTTCAGGGCAATAGATCCAAATTCTGGAATGTTTGGTGTCAAAGGTGGAGCAGATGCCTCAACCCTTGAACCAGCATCTCCAAAAGGCCTAGAAAATCCAACTGGAATAGCAAAGGCTCCAAGATGGACGTTATGACCTGCTAATTTAGGCCCTCGGTGAAGGCCTAAAAGTGAAAGTTTCAATCCTAATGGAAGTAGACAAACAACTTGTCCAAAAGTACTCAAGCAATGTCCATTTCTAAATCCAGATATTGATTGAGCTAAGGAAGCGATGACATTGGACATTCTCACAGTCACCCCAATTGCACCTCCAGTTTGTTGATGCAACATGGGTGGCCCCAATGATAAATCAGTGAGGCCCTTTTCCTCCTAAACAACACAAAAAGAAACAGGTTGATACAGAAAAAAAGAGTTCAAGAAAACAACAAAAACTTAAAAAGTTTATATCAATTATGGAGTCTGATCAGTAATTAAAGTAAAATTCACATGAATAAGTGCAAC is part of the Gossypium arboreum isolate Shixiya-1 chromosome 5, ASM2569848v2, whole genome shotgun sequence genome and harbors:
- the LOC108457181 gene encoding uncharacterized protein LOC108457181; the encoded protein is MDSIVLAVQKLKGFAEVLVTGRESSSRRNPIEILKRLQRESFSDLMKLRDRQDKVERLFSFYKSSKGNPFQESSTVLRGEVDFIGAVLLMSRVDEEHWGGIGRAGIKTGVDTRFRFETAVGDKDSVGIEFVANQKRVASNDGDVLETPLSLSKLFYKANAANEFSAFAIPIGAQVKDLDVASDYSLQEEKGLTDLSLGPPMLHQQTGGAIGVTVRMSNVIASLAQSISGFRNGHCLSTFGQVVCLLPLGLKLSLLGLHRGPKLAGHNVHLGAFAIPVGFSRPFGDAGSRVEASAPPLTPNIPEFGSIALKLDSEFDEYKRLSGWIEMKQANPEHLEWAVNFSDSSEDGYGWGTSLGGILEGPGKWGHFQVESYVKFNPSKRFSLKPGVAYVVSGSTQTLALVLRSNWSI